The following proteins are encoded in a genomic region of Dyadobacter sp. UC 10:
- a CDS encoding DUF4249 domain-containing protein: MNPMKYFNKSAIKIGFAALLGGFFLTGCEDVVDLETQTGPPQLVVDGWITNQAGPQTIKLTWSASYFDNTPAKPVLNAEVVVKDDKGTIYEFEDTAGNGNYIWQKTGDTLGHIGRKYTLTIKQGAETFTSSTEIKRVPAVDSIVYTKEKLPFEPDKGPREGYIAEFYARDFVGEGDTYWIKPVIRGKPEVPKATSISIAYDAAFGAGAPSDGLIFILPLRQSITTDTLYSAGHQVGVELHSITNEAFEFLKQIREQAGNGGLFATPIANIRSNVVNANPGGPKALGFFGSSAISRMETTIDPAKARPEDD; the protein is encoded by the coding sequence ATGAATCCGATGAAATATTTTAATAAATCAGCTATAAAAATAGGCTTTGCAGCATTACTAGGAGGGTTTTTTCTTACTGGCTGCGAAGATGTGGTCGATTTGGAAACTCAAACCGGACCTCCGCAGCTGGTGGTCGATGGATGGATTACTAACCAGGCGGGCCCGCAAACGATCAAACTTACCTGGTCGGCGAGCTATTTCGATAATACCCCTGCAAAACCTGTCCTGAATGCCGAAGTGGTCGTTAAAGATGACAAAGGCACTATCTACGAGTTCGAGGATACTGCGGGAAATGGTAATTATATCTGGCAAAAAACAGGTGACACACTAGGTCACATCGGCCGCAAATATACTTTGACGATCAAACAGGGTGCAGAAACCTTCACTTCCAGTACCGAAATAAAGCGTGTTCCTGCCGTGGATTCAATTGTTTATACCAAAGAAAAACTGCCTTTCGAACCGGATAAAGGCCCGCGTGAAGGTTATATAGCCGAGTTTTATGCGCGTGATTTTGTGGGTGAAGGAGATACTTACTGGATCAAGCCGGTGATCAGGGGAAAGCCGGAAGTACCCAAAGCAACCAGCATTTCGATTGCTTATGACGCTGCATTCGGAGCCGGAGCTCCTTCCGACGGACTGATATTTATTCTGCCACTTCGCCAGTCTATCACGACGGATACGCTTTATTCCGCCGGGCATCAGGTGGGTGTGGAGTTGCACAGCATTACCAATGAAGCTTTTGAGTTTTTGAAACAAATCCGTGAACAGGCTGGAAACGGCGGACTTTTTGCTACACCGATCGCCAATATCAGATCCAATGTGGTGAATGCAAATCCAGGCGGCCCCAAAGCGCTGGGATTCTTCGGCTCGTCGGCGATCAGCAGAATGGAAACAACCATCGACCCTGCAAAAGCACGTCCTGAGGACGATTAA
- a CDS encoding TonB-dependent receptor, whose protein sequence is MKNRKIYLLLLLLGVCFQVTAQNRHTVSGYVKDNANGEGLIGVSVYVREAATGVVTNSYGFYSITLPSGNYTLVFSYIGYQKVTKELILDADKTVSIEMEGESNQLQEVTVSTQREDENVRSIEMSVNKVEMKTIRKMPALLGEVDLIRSIQLLPGVTTVGEGASGFNVRGGDVSQNLVLLDEAPVYNSSHLFGFFSVFNPDAVKDVKLIKGGIPAQYGGRISSILDVRMKEGNSKKREVNGGIGTIFSRLTYEQPFAKGKGSFIVAGRRSYIDILAKPFLNSDLRDSKFYFYDLTAKVNYQLGDKDTFYASGYFGKDVFGGGDFGFGWGNATATARWNHIFSNKLFMNLTGYYSNYDYSLGQNASDPNAKDKFDWKSKIISTSIKPDFTFYITPNNQLTFGGQYIYYDTRPGRAIALSEGQSTDISLEPKYADESAIYIGNEQKFSERISLQYGIRYSYFRSLGPGTEYKYFTDEVGKRQEPVFPGVQYKRGDVIKSYGNWEPRASLNIGVTSNASIKASYNRTAQYLHLLSNTAAASPLDVWTLSSPIIQPEKADQVALGWFQNLKDNTYEASVEVYYKKLYNQIDYVPASELLLNQFVAGDLLFGKGRAYGAEFYLKKNKGKLTGWISYTLSKTERQVESINNNDWFPARFDKPHNFTSVAIYEMSKRLSLSANFTITSGTPATFPTNRWEYNGWPVGNNFENRRNNNRIPAYHRLDLAATLKSKKKLFKKGEGEWVLSCYNVYNRRNPFSIYTRVNEDNALKTEAVRYAVIGSFIPAITYNFKF, encoded by the coding sequence ATGAAAAACAGAAAAATTTACCTACTGCTGCTATTACTCGGCGTTTGTTTTCAGGTAACTGCCCAAAACCGGCATACGGTGAGTGGTTATGTTAAGGACAATGCCAACGGAGAAGGGCTCATCGGCGTTTCAGTTTATGTGCGCGAAGCCGCGACAGGCGTTGTCACCAATTCCTACGGTTTTTACTCAATTACGCTGCCTAGCGGGAACTATACACTAGTTTTCAGCTACATAGGCTATCAAAAGGTCACCAAAGAATTAATTCTCGATGCGGACAAGACGGTGAGTATTGAAATGGAGGGCGAAAGTAACCAGTTGCAGGAAGTGACGGTTTCTACGCAGCGGGAAGATGAAAATGTAAGGAGCATTGAAATGTCGGTGAACAAGGTGGAAATGAAAACCATCCGGAAAATGCCGGCATTGCTTGGAGAGGTGGATTTGATACGCAGTATCCAGCTGCTTCCAGGGGTGACAACCGTGGGAGAAGGAGCTTCGGGTTTTAATGTCAGGGGCGGCGATGTTTCTCAAAATCTGGTATTGCTCGACGAAGCACCCGTTTACAACTCTTCACACCTTTTCGGATTTTTCTCGGTATTCAATCCTGACGCGGTGAAAGATGTGAAACTGATCAAGGGAGGTATTCCCGCGCAATATGGCGGGAGAATTTCTTCCATTCTTGATGTAAGAATGAAAGAAGGTAACTCCAAAAAACGTGAGGTGAATGGTGGTATAGGCACCATCTTTTCCAGGCTGACTTACGAGCAGCCTTTTGCTAAGGGAAAAGGATCTTTCATCGTAGCAGGCCGCCGTTCGTACATTGATATACTTGCAAAGCCATTTCTGAACTCTGACCTGAGAGATTCGAAATTCTATTTTTATGATCTTACAGCAAAAGTTAACTACCAACTAGGTGATAAGGACACATTCTATGCTTCGGGTTACTTTGGTAAAGATGTCTTCGGCGGGGGTGACTTTGGCTTCGGCTGGGGAAACGCTACTGCTACGGCTCGCTGGAACCACATTTTTTCCAATAAGCTGTTCATGAACCTGACAGGCTATTACAGTAATTATGACTATTCGCTCGGACAAAATGCGAGTGATCCTAATGCGAAAGATAAGTTTGACTGGAAGTCGAAGATTATCAGCACCAGTATTAAACCCGATTTTACATTTTACATTACCCCAAATAATCAGCTGACTTTCGGTGGCCAGTACATTTATTATGATACGCGCCCGGGCCGAGCAATCGCACTGTCGGAAGGACAATCGACCGACATCAGTCTGGAACCTAAATACGCGGACGAATCGGCGATCTATATAGGTAATGAGCAAAAGTTTTCAGAACGGATTTCCCTGCAATATGGCATCCGCTACTCCTACTTTCGCAGCCTGGGACCAGGTACCGAATACAAATACTTCACCGACGAGGTTGGAAAGCGCCAAGAGCCTGTTTTCCCTGGTGTGCAATACAAAAGGGGCGATGTCATCAAAAGTTACGGTAACTGGGAACCGCGGGCTTCGCTGAATATTGGGGTAACTTCCAATGCTTCTATCAAAGCCAGCTACAATCGTACAGCGCAATACCTGCATTTACTTTCCAACACTGCAGCTGCCTCGCCGCTCGACGTCTGGACTTTGAGCTCACCGATTATACAGCCGGAAAAGGCAGATCAGGTTGCATTGGGTTGGTTTCAGAACCTGAAAGACAATACCTACGAAGCTTCGGTGGAGGTTTACTATAAAAAACTGTATAACCAAATTGACTATGTTCCTGCTTCTGAACTCCTTCTGAACCAATTTGTTGCCGGAGATCTGCTTTTCGGAAAGGGCCGGGCCTATGGTGCTGAATTTTATCTTAAGAAAAACAAAGGAAAGCTAACCGGCTGGATCAGTTATACGCTATCCAAAACCGAGCGGCAGGTAGAAAGTATCAATAATAACGACTGGTTTCCGGCCCGATTTGACAAGCCGCATAACTTCACTTCCGTTGCAATCTATGAAATGAGTAAGCGACTTTCGCTATCGGCCAATTTCACGATCACTTCGGGTACACCCGCTACTTTCCCTACCAATCGCTGGGAGTATAACGGCTGGCCTGTGGGCAACAATTTTGAAAACAGGAGAAATAACAACCGCATTCCCGCCTATCACCGCCTCGACCTGGCGGCTACTTTAAAATCGAAAAAGAAGCTGTTTAAAAAAGGCGAAGGCGAGTGGGTATTGTCGTGCTACAATGTATACAACCGCCGCAATCCATTTTCGATCTATACGCGGGTGAATGAAGACAATGCATTGAAAACAGAGGCTGTACGGTACGCGGTGATAGGAAGCTTTATTCCTGCGATTACTTACAATTTCAAATTTTAA
- the folK gene encoding 2-amino-4-hydroxy-6-hydroxymethyldihydropteridine diphosphokinase, with protein sequence MTGSGKIFLLLGSNLGDRAAILQQARQMISENAGTILSQSSIYETEPWGLLDQPAFLNQVIEIDSAEEPESLLKILLQTEQEIGRIRKIRWGARLIDIDILYYKDLVQDSSALILPHPHLHERKFTLIPLAEIAPEFLDPKSGKTVAQLLAACSDHSIVAKIS encoded by the coding sequence ATGACCGGTTCAGGAAAAATTTTTCTCCTTTTAGGATCCAATCTTGGCGACCGCGCGGCGATTTTGCAGCAGGCACGGCAAATGATCTCTGAAAATGCAGGAACCATCCTTTCGCAATCATCGATCTACGAAACCGAACCCTGGGGTTTGCTTGACCAGCCTGCGTTTTTGAATCAGGTAATTGAAATTGATTCTGCCGAAGAACCGGAAAGTCTTCTGAAAATCCTGCTGCAAACAGAGCAGGAAATAGGCCGGATACGCAAAATACGCTGGGGCGCCAGGCTGATCGATATTGATATTCTGTATTACAAAGATTTGGTCCAGGACAGCTCCGCCCTCATTTTACCACATCCCCACCTCCACGAACGCAAGTTTACTTTAATTCCGCTCGCTGAAATAGCCCCGGAGTTTTTAGATCCCAAATCGGGAAAAACGGTGGCACAGCTTCTGGCAGCATGTTCCGACCACAGCATAGTCGCAAAAATTTCTTGA
- the rpmB gene encoding 50S ribosomal protein L28 — protein MAKVCQITGKRTRVGNNVSHANNKTKRKFFPNLQKKRFFLPSTGEWVTLKVAASALRTINKNGIEATIQKAYDKGTLTF, from the coding sequence ATGGCTAAGGTTTGTCAAATTACAGGTAAAAGAACTCGCGTTGGAAATAACGTTTCTCACGCTAACAATAAAACAAAACGTAAATTCTTCCCGAATTTGCAGAAGAAACGTTTCTTCCTCCCTTCGACAGGAGAATGGGTTACGTTGAAAGTAGCAGCATCGGCTCTTCGTACCATCAATAAAAACGGTATCGAAGCAACTATACAGAAAGCATACGATAAAGGAACACTTACGTTCTAA
- a CDS encoding response regulator transcription factor, whose amino-acid sequence MKKRILYVEDDPNLAFATKDNLEEYDFEVIHAADGKEALDFFGKEHFDICVLDIMLPKMDGFTLAEKIRDSDNQVPILFLSAKSLQEDKIKGLKLGADDYVTKPFSIEELKLRIDVFLRRSKSEQAATAKTSTSSIGNYLFDFQKLTLNLNGTSQNLTFREAEVLKYLAERPDTVVRRDELLKAIWGDDDYFMGRSLDVFISRLRKYLSGDPEIRIDNIHGVGFRMRW is encoded by the coding sequence ATGAAAAAAAGAATCCTGTACGTAGAAGACGATCCAAATTTGGCATTCGCCACGAAAGACAATCTGGAAGAGTATGATTTCGAGGTAATTCACGCGGCAGACGGAAAGGAAGCGCTTGACTTTTTTGGCAAAGAGCATTTCGACATTTGTGTCCTGGATATTATGCTACCGAAAATGGACGGGTTCACGCTGGCTGAGAAGATCAGAGATTCCGACAACCAGGTCCCGATCCTTTTTCTATCCGCAAAATCTTTGCAGGAAGACAAAATCAAAGGACTCAAACTCGGTGCCGACGATTATGTTACCAAACCTTTCAGCATTGAGGAGCTGAAACTCCGGATTGATGTCTTTTTGAGAAGAAGTAAATCCGAGCAGGCAGCAACGGCAAAGACCAGCACCAGTAGCATTGGAAATTATTTGTTTGATTTTCAAAAGCTTACATTAAATCTAAATGGCACCAGCCAGAACCTCACGTTCCGGGAAGCTGAGGTTTTAAAATACCTCGCAGAGCGTCCCGACACGGTTGTCCGCCGCGACGAGCTTTTGAAAGCCATCTGGGGCGACGATGATTATTTCATGGGCAGGAGCCTCGATGTTTTTATATCAAGGCTAAGAAAATACCTGTCTGGCGATCCGGAAATCCGTATTGATAACATTCACGGCGTAGGATTCAGAATGCGCTGGTAA
- a CDS encoding sensor histidine kinase, translated as MSRRTIQALTVFSALLIIGVVITQIFWVKQALDLRHRQFNQNAHVALQDVAAKLARVNGVMQTSNPVEQLSPEYFLVNTNSTTQPELLEVFIKESFQKYKLIADFDVGIYDCTTNRMRYGMSLSTKNSAKIPAKTSNWIKTDKYPYYFGVRFPEQETYFAGSINRAIWSSVLVLVAVLLFAYALFVILRQKQLSEVQRDFVNNMTHELQTPISTIRIAADVLNSENIMTQPKRHKRYVQIVQDEIVRLQGQVEMVLSMAKAERNVLTLQKEHLNVEEVIRSVLLPFENKVKFRDETVNKIIEADPFHFRCMINNLIDNALKYSDDIPEVEVDIYNKGKCLVIAVRDQGIGIAPEYQKKIFNQFFRIPYGDVHNVKGFGIGLSYVKQIVRAHRWKLELESTLGKGSTFKVNIPQKQHA; from the coding sequence ATGTCAAGACGAACAATTCAGGCACTTACTGTATTCTCTGCACTTCTGATCATAGGCGTGGTGATCACGCAGATTTTCTGGGTTAAACAGGCGCTGGATCTCCGACACCGGCAGTTTAACCAGAATGCCCACGTCGCCCTGCAGGATGTGGCCGCGAAACTGGCGCGTGTAAATGGTGTTATGCAAACCAGTAACCCTGTTGAGCAGCTTTCTCCGGAGTACTTTCTGGTCAATACCAACTCCACCACACAGCCCGAACTGCTGGAAGTATTTATTAAGGAGAGCTTTCAGAAATACAAACTGATCGCCGACTTCGATGTCGGTATTTACGATTGTACGACCAACCGAATGCGCTACGGCATGTCGCTGAGCACAAAAAATAGCGCGAAGATCCCCGCAAAGACTTCCAATTGGATCAAGACCGACAAGTATCCTTATTATTTCGGAGTTCGCTTTCCAGAGCAGGAAACCTATTTTGCAGGGAGCATTAACCGGGCAATCTGGTCTTCGGTGCTGGTGCTCGTGGCCGTGCTACTTTTTGCTTATGCGCTTTTTGTGATACTAAGACAGAAACAACTTTCAGAAGTGCAGCGTGATTTTGTAAATAATATGACCCACGAGCTCCAAACGCCCATTTCTACGATCCGGATTGCAGCCGATGTGCTCAACTCCGAAAATATTATGACGCAGCCGAAACGGCATAAGCGTTATGTCCAAATTGTTCAGGATGAGATAGTAAGGCTGCAGGGACAGGTGGAAATGGTGCTCTCGATGGCCAAAGCTGAGCGGAATGTGCTTACTTTACAAAAAGAGCATTTGAATGTGGAAGAAGTGATCAGGTCGGTCCTGCTGCCATTTGAAAACAAGGTCAAGTTCCGGGATGAAACTGTCAACAAAATTATTGAAGCAGATCCATTCCATTTCAGGTGCATGATTAATAATCTCATTGACAATGCTTTAAAATATTCCGACGATATCCCGGAGGTAGAAGTGGATATTTACAACAAAGGAAAATGTCTTGTAATTGCCGTCCGTGACCAGGGAATCGGTATTGCACCGGAATATCAGAAGAAGATTTTTAACCAGTTTTTCCGTATTCCTTACGGCGATGTGCACAATGTAAAAGGCTTTGGGATCGGGTTGAGTTATGTCAAACAGATCGTCAGGGCGCACCGATGGAAGCTGGAACTGGAAAGCACATTGGGAAAAGGAAGCACGTTCAAGGTCAATATTCCTCAGAAACAACACGCATGA
- a CDS encoding N-acetylglucosamine kinase gives MDSTFLIADSGSTKTDWVVTKGGARVASFQSAGINPFYQLAEEIIPVLDKQVLPHIEGDIDKIFFYGAGCADEKSGRPVSDALKHCIRSASVIEVASDMLGAARGLCGHSAGLACILGTGANNAFYDGEKIVHSIGSLGFWLGDEGSGSYLGKTLVVNYLQNDLPGDLHQKFAEKYPEINRLYILDQAYKKPYPNRFFASFSVFISEHLSNSYILDLLREAFSLFTEKYILKHKNADQYPVHFTGSIAFYYQDILQTVLTSKGLQPGRILKTPLDGLVQYYL, from the coding sequence ATGGATTCAACCTTTTTAATAGCCGACAGCGGCTCGACCAAGACAGATTGGGTAGTTACAAAAGGAGGCGCGCGCGTCGCCTCATTTCAGTCTGCCGGCATTAATCCATTTTACCAGTTAGCCGAAGAGATCATTCCGGTACTCGATAAGCAGGTTTTGCCGCATATTGAGGGCGATATTGACAAGATCTTCTTTTACGGCGCTGGCTGCGCGGATGAAAAATCGGGCCGGCCGGTGTCTGATGCTTTGAAGCATTGCATTCGTTCAGCTTCGGTAATAGAAGTGGCTTCTGATATGCTCGGAGCAGCCCGCGGTTTGTGCGGACACAGCGCCGGACTGGCATGCATTCTCGGAACGGGGGCCAATAATGCATTTTACGACGGCGAAAAAATAGTGCATTCGATCGGCTCGCTCGGTTTTTGGCTGGGCGACGAGGGAAGTGGATCATATCTGGGTAAAACGCTTGTAGTCAATTATTTACAAAACGATTTACCCGGCGATCTTCATCAAAAATTTGCAGAAAAGTACCCCGAAATAAACAGACTTTATATATTGGACCAAGCCTATAAAAAGCCTTATCCAAACCGTTTTTTTGCCTCGTTTTCTGTATTCATTTCAGAACACCTGAGCAATAGCTACATACTCGATCTGCTCAGAGAAGCATTCTCCCTTTTTACCGAAAAGTATATCCTCAAACACAAAAACGCGGACCAGTATCCCGTCCACTTCACGGGATCGATCGCTTTCTACTATCAGGATATCCTCCAAACTGTACTTACCTCGAAAGGCTTGCAGCCCGGCCGGATCCTCAAAACCCCGCTCGACGGACTGGTCCAGTACTATTTATAG
- a CDS encoding cytochrome b5 domain-containing protein — MKEYTRAQLALRNGQDKEDIWCAYKGIIYDVTSSRLWRNGHHYEHWAGQDLTKELGDAPHTDQVFKRFQIVGRLQKIS, encoded by the coding sequence ATGAAAGAATATACGCGCGCGCAGCTGGCGCTCCGGAATGGTCAGGATAAAGAGGATATCTGGTGTGCTTACAAAGGGATCATTTATGACGTTACTTCATCCAGGTTATGGCGAAACGGCCACCATTATGAACATTGGGCCGGCCAGGACCTTACCAAAGAACTGGGCGACGCGCCGCACACTGACCAGGTTTTTAAACGCTTCCAGATAGTCGGCAGATTACAGAAAATATCCTAA
- the thiL gene encoding thiamine-phosphate kinase: MESRTEISSLGEFGLIQRINKGVTNTQPDTVRGIGDDAAVIDIGEEYGLLTTDTLLEGVHFDLTFFPLKHLGYKSISASVSDIAAMNGYPRQVTVNIAISNRFSVEAVDEFYAGVKAACKDFNVDLVGGDTSSSRSGLLISVSVFGKVKKDKVVYRNTAKANDLLCVTGDLGGAYLGLQLLEREKQVFLANPEMQPELEGKDYVIQRQLRPEARMDVIYELEEAGVLPTSMIDLSDGLASDLLHICAQSGVGAVVFEERLPVDEQTFLAATELNIGPITAALNGGEDYELLFTVSQADYEKIKNNPKISFIGYIADKSEGVSLHTKADSRVPMTAQGWT, encoded by the coding sequence ATGGAAAGCAGAACAGAAATTAGCAGCCTGGGCGAATTCGGGCTGATTCAGAGAATAAATAAAGGGGTTACCAACACGCAGCCTGATACTGTAAGAGGTATCGGCGATGACGCAGCGGTAATTGATATTGGTGAAGAATACGGTTTGCTGACTACGGATACGCTGCTGGAAGGCGTGCATTTCGATCTGACCTTTTTTCCACTTAAACATTTGGGTTACAAGTCTATATCTGCCAGTGTTTCGGATATAGCTGCGATGAACGGGTATCCCCGACAGGTAACCGTCAATATCGCGATCAGCAACCGGTTTTCTGTGGAAGCGGTTGATGAATTTTATGCGGGTGTGAAAGCGGCCTGCAAGGATTTTAACGTAGACCTGGTTGGTGGAGACACCTCTTCGTCGAGATCAGGCTTACTGATCTCTGTGAGCGTATTCGGTAAGGTTAAAAAGGACAAGGTCGTTTACAGAAATACGGCAAAAGCGAACGATCTGTTGTGTGTCACCGGCGATTTGGGTGGCGCTTATCTTGGTCTTCAACTGCTGGAAAGGGAAAAGCAGGTTTTCCTGGCTAACCCGGAAATGCAGCCTGAGCTGGAAGGAAAAGATTACGTCATACAGCGCCAACTGCGGCCAGAGGCAAGAATGGACGTAATCTATGAGCTGGAAGAAGCGGGAGTGTTACCCACTTCAATGATCGATTTATCCGACGGGCTGGCTTCGGATCTGCTGCATATCTGCGCTCAGTCGGGAGTAGGAGCGGTTGTGTTTGAAGAACGTTTACCTGTTGATGAACAAACGTTCCTCGCTGCGACAGAACTGAATATCGGGCCGATCACTGCCGCATTGAATGGTGGTGAAGATTATGAGCTTTTATTTACTGTTTCTCAGGCCGATTATGAAAAGATTAAAAACAATCCCAAAATAAGTTTCATCGGTTATATCGCTGATAAAAGTGAAGGAGTATCGTTGCATACCAAAGCAGATAGCCGCGTTCCTATGACCGCGCAGGGCTGGACCTGA
- a CDS encoding aminotransferase class IV, producing the protein MSFHQYFNGEITPTDQPVFKTNDLGLLRGYGLFDYFRTYNGIPFRWDDYWQRFENSARLLKLPVNISQSETEKVLADLHALSGEQEVAFRFVLTGGYAPDSVNVVQPNFLIRTEALPQDNPAGRLKGIKVIPYEYVRDLPEIKTTNYVHMVLMADEMKRQQAADLLFYKNDEVSELTRSNIFIFRDGKLITSNRNILNGITRKVVLELAEPHFEVEIRPIFYQEVITADEVFTTSTTKWVMPVVQIGDQPVGDGLAGKRTLFLQELFEKLVSVWGK; encoded by the coding sequence ATGTCATTTCATCAGTATTTCAACGGAGAAATTACCCCGACAGACCAGCCCGTATTTAAAACCAACGACCTCGGTTTGCTGCGCGGATACGGTTTGTTCGACTATTTCAGGACCTACAATGGAATTCCTTTCCGCTGGGACGATTACTGGCAGCGTTTTGAAAATTCGGCGCGACTGCTCAAACTGCCGGTCAATATCTCCCAAAGTGAAACCGAAAAAGTGCTCGCCGACCTCCACGCATTGTCGGGGGAGCAGGAAGTAGCATTTCGTTTCGTACTCACGGGCGGTTATGCGCCGGACAGTGTCAATGTAGTGCAGCCCAACTTCCTGATCCGTACCGAGGCATTGCCGCAGGATAATCCGGCTGGCCGTTTGAAAGGTATTAAGGTCATTCCCTATGAATACGTGCGCGACCTGCCCGAAATCAAAACCACCAATTATGTACATATGGTTTTGATGGCAGATGAAATGAAAAGGCAGCAGGCGGCCGATCTTTTGTTTTATAAGAACGATGAAGTGAGCGAGCTGACCAGAAGCAATATCTTCATTTTCCGCGACGGCAAACTGATCACTTCCAATCGTAATATATTAAATGGTATTACTAGAAAAGTAGTATTAGAACTTGCAGAGCCGCATTTTGAAGTAGAAATAAGACCTATTTTCTACCAGGAAGTAATTACGGCGGACGAAGTTTTTACGACCAGTACCACGAAATGGGTAATGCCTGTGGTGCAAATTGGCGATCAGCCCGTGGGCGACGGTTTGGCTGGCAAACGCACATTGTTTTTACAGGAGCTTTTCGAAAAACTGGTTTCGGTTTGGGGCAAATAA
- a CDS encoding polyprenyl synthetase family protein: MVNPEQLLQKLQAEFEKHSYGDNPAELYEPISYIMSLHGKRFRPLLTLLASSIYSEDLLLALKPAMAVEVFHNFTLMHDDIMDRAPLRRGKPTVHEKWNANTAILSGDVMLIRAYDLLLDIPKEKLRLVLSRFNQTAAEVCEGQQLDMNFETRWNVTEQEYLEMIRLKTSVLLGFALELGGIIGGADEESVRLLYAAGENMGIGFQLKDDLLDVYGDPSKFGKQVGGDILANKKTFLLIEALSKADAATKSELEKWISVPDFNPEEKINAVKAIYETLNIRTFTEKKISEYFEIGLQNLRDLKIENARKEPLLQFAQQLVEREK, from the coding sequence ATGGTTAACCCCGAGCAATTACTGCAAAAGCTTCAAGCCGAATTTGAAAAACATTCCTACGGGGATAATCCGGCTGAACTTTATGAGCCGATCAGTTATATTATGTCCCTGCACGGCAAGCGCTTCCGGCCATTGCTGACACTTTTGGCCTCGTCGATCTATTCCGAGGATCTTCTTCTTGCATTGAAGCCGGCTATGGCGGTTGAGGTTTTTCACAATTTTACACTGATGCACGACGATATTATGGACCGTGCGCCTTTGCGGAGAGGGAAACCTACCGTACATGAAAAATGGAATGCCAATACGGCCATTTTATCGGGTGATGTCATGCTGATCCGTGCTTATGATCTGCTTCTGGATATTCCGAAGGAAAAGCTCAGACTTGTGCTGTCGCGTTTTAACCAAACTGCCGCGGAAGTTTGCGAGGGCCAGCAGCTGGATATGAATTTTGAAACACGCTGGAATGTTACCGAGCAGGAATATCTGGAAATGATCCGTTTGAAAACATCGGTTTTACTTGGATTTGCGTTGGAATTGGGGGGAATAATAGGGGGCGCAGACGAAGAATCTGTACGTCTTCTTTATGCAGCCGGAGAAAATATGGGCATTGGGTTTCAGCTGAAAGACGATCTGCTGGATGTTTACGGTGACCCTTCCAAGTTCGGGAAGCAGGTGGGTGGGGATATTCTGGCAAACAAGAAAACTTTCCTGCTGATTGAAGCGCTGTCAAAAGCAGATGCTGCGACGAAAAGCGAGCTTGAGAAATGGATTTCTGTACCGGATTTCAACCCGGAGGAAAAAATCAATGCAGTGAAGGCGATTTACGAGACGTTGAACATCAGGACGTTTACAGAAAAAAAGATAAGCGAGTACTTCGAAATCGGGTTGCAAAACCTGCGCGATTTGAAAATAGAAAATGCCCGGAAAGAGCCGCTGCTCCAATTTGCACAGCAGCTTGTTGAACGGGAAAAATAA
- a CDS encoding rhomboid family intramembrane serine protease produces the protein MSLTLLLVIITSGISYYAFNNYSLMDKLIMNPYKITKRNEYYRFVTSGFIHADFGHLIFNMLSLWFVGEGIERLFGMLFGPSGSLYFLFLYIAGIIVSDIPTFLKHRNSSNYNSLGASGGVSAVLFAAILFAPTMTISLYFFIKMKAFIFGILFLGYSLYEAKKGTSYVNHSAHMYGAIFGMVFMAVVYPASVPGFFEQIGDWIGTLRP, from the coding sequence ATGTCACTTACCCTTCTTCTTGTCATTATAACATCGGGTATCAGTTATTATGCTTTCAACAATTACAGTTTGATGGATAAGCTGATCATGAACCCGTATAAAATCACCAAACGCAATGAATATTACCGGTTTGTAACATCCGGCTTTATCCATGCGGATTTCGGGCACTTAATCTTTAATATGCTCAGTTTGTGGTTCGTAGGCGAAGGTATCGAGCGGCTTTTTGGCATGTTGTTCGGTCCTAGCGGGTCCCTGTATTTCCTGTTTCTTTACATTGCCGGCATTATTGTTTCAGATATTCCAACTTTTTTGAAACACCGGAACAGCTCAAATTACAACTCACTGGGCGCTTCGGGAGGTGTTTCCGCTGTTTTGTTCGCAGCAATTCTCTTTGCTCCCACCATGACAATTTCCTTATATTTCTTCATCAAAATGAAGGCATTCATTTTCGGAATTTTGTTCCTGGGATACTCGCTGTACGAAGCAAAAAAGGGTACGAGTTACGTGAATCACAGCGCGCACATGTACGGCGCGATCTTCGGGATGGTCTTTATGGCAGTTGTTTACCCGGCGTCAGTGCCTGGGTTTTTCGAGCAAATCGGAGATTGGATAGGCACATTAAGGCCCTGA